A window of Chryseobacterium shandongense genomic DNA:
AAGAGTCAATTACTAAATATAAAGTACCGTTAGAACTCATAAATACTTATCCAAAATTAGCTCCTTATAAGAATTCAAAATTGATTAAGGAAATTAACTCTTCATATGATAGCCTGTTAAAAGAATATTATTCTCATCTAAAAAATATATCTGCTTATCTGGAAGTAGAGCAACTCGTTACAAAAGACCAATATGTTAGATCTCTGACTAATTATTATTTTGGAATGAGTGATGAGGAAGGAGGGGAAATGTTGTTTAATTATATTAATGCAGTCAATAAAAAAGATTCTCTAGGTATACAAAAATATGGAAGGTTTGTAAACTTTAAAGATAAAAATCTTGAAAATCTGAAATTTAAATTAATGGAAAATACAGATTCATTAAATATTCAAAAATATATTGATCTTACAAAAAAACATGGCTATTTTGAAAATGGCTGGATACTACTATGGCATCACAGAGGAACATATAATGAAAGTAACTTTGTCTGGAATTTTTTTAAACCTTATATTAATTCCGACATTGAAAGAGGAAATTTGGAAAGAGATTTTTTTGCTGCATTTGAAGACGATTACCATATATCAAAAGCGGGAAAACAAAAATATGGCACTGTATCACAATATGAAATATATCCCATCGAAAATATTAAGAATGTAGATTCGATTAGGGAAAAAATTGGACTTCCGCCGCTTTATTATGATAAAATAATTTATGATATAGATATCCCGAAGGATTATCTGATAAATGAGAAGAAATTTCGTGAATCTATTTTTTCAAAAGTTGAGTCTTTATGAATGGCTATCATAAAAGAATAAGGGTTAACACCTTAGTTCGAAATTAGCAAACAAGATCTTATTCATAAGCTGCTTTGTTAATGAAATTTCTAAACCCCCTTCTTCCCCTCCAAAATCATCTGTATCATTTTGGACTTCCTGTTTTCCCGGGTTTCAGGTTTTTTGGCTTCGTTGATCCAGCGGATGTATTCCTTTTTGTGGGTGTAGCTCATCTTGTCAAATAAGGTTTTGGCTTCGGGATTTTCATGAAAAACGGTCAGAATATCGTCGGCTATTTCCACGGTTCTCTCTTCTTTGTCTTCGGTAAGGCTGACAGAAATTTCGTCCCCGAAAGTTTTTTCTAATTGTTTTCTTACTTCCTGAGTCAAAATTAATATGTGAAAATCAGTTTTCATTTTGGCAAGGCTTCCGCGGTATTCCACTTTGTCGTCAAAGAGGGCTTTTATTTTTACCTGCCCTTTTTTGTTAAACAGTTCTTCGGCAGAAAAGGGAAATTCCACAAAAGCGGCATTCATGGTGCCGTGCTGTTTAATAATTGCTTTGAATTGTATCGGCTGAAGCTTCATCTATAATTTATTTATATTACTATTATTCAGTTTTTTAGAAATCTAACTATAAACAATCAATATTGTAATTAGCATATGATATAACTTTATATTATAATCTGCTCAATCTGTATAATCTGCGGGATATTTTTATATAAGTTAACTGAAAATATGATTCTAAAATTAAATAAAAAAAACCGCAAAAGAAACTTTCGCGGTTTAAAAATATATCAAAAAAGATTATTTTCTTTTTCCTTTGGCAGGTGTTGCTTTAGGCATTTTTGTTTTGGTATCTGCAGGCGTATTTTCGTCTCTTACCAATTGTAATTCGTCGATTAATCTTCTTGCACCGGCGTATTTGTCAATCGTCCAAAGAACGAAACGAACGTCTACGTTGATGGTTTTCTGCCATTCCGGTTCAAAAACGATATCTCCGCTTAATGCTTCACTGTTACCGTCAAATGCGATACCGATAAGGTTTCCGTCTCCGTCAATTACCGGTGAACCGGAGTTCCCTCCTGTAATATCATTATTGGAAAGGAAGTTAACCGGCATATATCCTTTAGCATCGGCATACTGACCGAAATCTTTAAGGTTATACAGGTCGATTACTCTTTGTGGAAGATCAAACTCTTCGTCCCCTTTCTTGTATTTTCCTACAAGACCGGCCATGTCGGTATAATAGTTCTCCGTAACACCGAAATAGTTTCTGTCTGTACGAATTGGTAAGGTATCTACTGTTCCGTACGTAAGTCTCATCGTAGAGTTGGCATCCGGGTAGAATTTTTTCTCCGGCATTGCTTTCATTAATCCTGCTAAGAATAATCTGTTGTTTTTAGCGAAATTATCGTCAATTTTCACGAATCTTTCTGCTGAAGCTCTCTGGTCTGCCACCAGTCCGTTGGCAATTTTCCAAAGTGGGTCTGCATCCAGTTTTAATTTATCAGGATTTAATACGAAGTTGGTTGCTGAAGTTTTGTTCGCGAAAATTGAAGAATAAGCAACATTAGAAAGGTTTTTCGCATCAAGTCCCATAATAGTTTCAGATGCAACATCTTTGTTTACTTTTGTCTGGTAAAGATTAACCATAGAATTCAAAATTTCACCTTCAAGCTGCGTATTGATGTTTTCGTAAGCTGATTTTAATGCAGCATCAACTTTCGGTTTCATGGCAAGTCTTCCGGCCATATCCTGATCTGCATACGCTTTAAGCACGCTTCCAACCTGCAATGCTAAAGAAAAATATTTAGCATTTCTTGAAAGCTGAGACATGTACATTCTCTCAACATTTCTTTCTGAAGTCTGCTTGTAATAAATACCGATATCTTCTAAAACCGTTTCGTATTGTACAATATTTTCCGGCTGTACAGCCCATGTTTTGAATCTTTCCTCAACTTTCTGTTTATCGGTAATCGTTCCGTTTTTAATAACGGCGTCAATCGTTCCCTGTCTGTTTTTCCAGTAGTTGGCTACAGATGCATATTGAGAAGCATAGTTCAGCTGAGTACCTTTATCTTTATCCATGTACTTC
This region includes:
- a CDS encoding YdeI/OmpD-associated family protein, with the translated sequence MKLQPIQFKAIIKQHGTMNAAFVEFPFSAEELFNKKGQVKIKALFDDKVEYRGSLAKMKTDFHILILTQEVRKQLEKTFGDEISVSLTEDKEERTVEIADDILTVFHENPEAKTLFDKMSYTHKKEYIRWINEAKKPETRENRKSKMIQMILEGKKGV
- a CDS encoding S46 family peptidase, giving the protein MKRILLLFTFLLSFAQMRADEGMWLLMLIKRLNGVDMQKEGLHLTPEEIYSVNNSSLKDAIVSFGGFCTGEIVSGQGLIFTNHHCGYGAVAAASTPEKDYLKNGFWAMKQKDEFNAKDLYVRFLVRMDDATQRINSKLNNNMSAAERKAVIDAETKAIQSENSENGKYTVVVRDFFNGNEFYYFVYQDYKDIRLVGAPPSALGKFGGDTDNWEWPRHTADFTVFRVYADAAGNPAEYSPSNIPLKPKHFLPVSLKGVKPGDFSMILGYPGRTNRYLTSYGIQQMVNKDYPAWVEASKLAMDIMKKYMDKDKGTQLNYASQYASVANYWKNRQGTIDAVIKNGTITDKQKVEERFKTWAVQPENIVQYETVLEDIGIYYKQTSERNVERMYMSQLSRNAKYFSLALQVGSVLKAYADQDMAGRLAMKPKVDAALKSAYENINTQLEGEILNSMVNLYQTKVNKDVASETIMGLDAKNLSNVAYSSIFANKTSATNFVLNPDKLKLDADPLWKIANGLVADQRASAERFVKIDDNFAKNNRLFLAGLMKAMPEKKFYPDANSTMRLTYGTVDTLPIRTDRNYFGVTENYYTDMAGLVGKYKKGDEEFDLPQRVIDLYNLKDFGQYADAKGYMPVNFLSNNDITGGNSGSPVIDGDGNLIGIAFDGNSEALSGDIVFEPEWQKTINVDVRFVLWTIDKYAGARRLIDELQLVRDENTPADTKTKMPKATPAKGKRK